The Narcine bancroftii isolate sNarBan1 chromosome 6, sNarBan1.hap1, whole genome shotgun sequence genome window below encodes:
- the LOC138736251 gene encoding very long chain fatty acid elongase 6-like isoform X2, giving the protein MSSKKEYEFEKDFDERGAIAWMQENWSKSFLFSAVYAALIFAGQYYMRERRKFELRKPLVLWSLSLALFSILGAFRTGWYMWHVLYTSGFKQSVCDQSFYNGPVSKFWAYAFVLSKAPELGDTVFIVLRKQKLIFLHWYHHITVLLYSWYSYKDMVAGGGWFMTMNYGVHAFMYSYYTLRAAGFHVPRRFAMLITLTQIMQMVMGMLVNVLIYMWMEEGLCPSFFENIILSSIMYFSYFLLFCCFFYETYLSRKKGLKAE; this is encoded by the exons GAGCAAGTCGTTCCTGTTTTCTGCAGTTTACGCTGCGTTGATCTTTGCAGGGCAATATTacatgagagagagaaggaagttTGAGCTTCGAAAGCCATTAGTCTTGTGGTCGCTGAGCCTTGCTTTATTCAG TATACTTGGTGCTTTCAGAACAGGATGGTACATGTGGCATGTACTTTATACGAGTGGCTTCAAGCAATCTGTGTGTGACCAGAGCTTCTACAATGGACCTGTGAGCAAATTTTGGGCATATGCTTTTGTCTTGAGCAAAGCCCCAGAACTAG GTGACACAGTATTCATCGTCCTACGGAAGCAGAAGCTGATATTCCTGCACTGGTATCATCACATCACAGTGTTGCTCTACTCCTGGTATTCCTATAAAGATATGGTCGCAGGTGGTGGctggttcatgacaatgaattatgGTGTCCATGCCTTCATGTACTCATACTACACCCTTCGGGCAGCGGGCTTCCATGTGCCCCGTCGGTTTGCCATGCTTATTACCCTTACCCAGATAATGCAGATGGTCATGGGAATGCTGGTAAATGTGCTGATTTACATGTGGATGGAGGAGGGTCTTTGCCCTTCTTTCTTCGAAAATATTATCCTGTCTTCCATCATGTATTTTAGCTATTTCCTTCTCTTTTGCTGCTTCTTCTATGAAACCTACTTGAGCAGAAAGAAGGGTTTGAAGGCTGAGTAA
- the LOC138736251 gene encoding very long chain fatty acid elongase 6-like isoform X3 gives MQENWSKSFLFSAVYAALIFAGQYYMRERRKFELRKPLVLWSLSLALFSILGAFRTGWYMWHVLYTSGFKQSVCDQSFYNGPVSKFWAYAFVLSKAPELGDTVFIVLRKQKLIFLHWYHHITVLLYSWYSYKDMVAGGGWFMTMNYGVHAFMYSYYTLRAAGFHVPRRFAMLITLTQIMQMVMGMLVNVLIYMWMEEGLCPSFFENIILSSIMYFSYFLLFCCFFYETYLSRKKGLKAE, from the exons GAGCAAGTCGTTCCTGTTTTCTGCAGTTTACGCTGCGTTGATCTTTGCAGGGCAATATTacatgagagagagaaggaagttTGAGCTTCGAAAGCCATTAGTCTTGTGGTCGCTGAGCCTTGCTTTATTCAG TATACTTGGTGCTTTCAGAACAGGATGGTACATGTGGCATGTACTTTATACGAGTGGCTTCAAGCAATCTGTGTGTGACCAGAGCTTCTACAATGGACCTGTGAGCAAATTTTGGGCATATGCTTTTGTCTTGAGCAAAGCCCCAGAACTAG GTGACACAGTATTCATCGTCCTACGGAAGCAGAAGCTGATATTCCTGCACTGGTATCATCACATCACAGTGTTGCTCTACTCCTGGTATTCCTATAAAGATATGGTCGCAGGTGGTGGctggttcatgacaatgaattatgGTGTCCATGCCTTCATGTACTCATACTACACCCTTCGGGCAGCGGGCTTCCATGTGCCCCGTCGGTTTGCCATGCTTATTACCCTTACCCAGATAATGCAGATGGTCATGGGAATGCTGGTAAATGTGCTGATTTACATGTGGATGGAGGAGGGTCTTTGCCCTTCTTTCTTCGAAAATATTATCCTGTCTTCCATCATGTATTTTAGCTATTTCCTTCTCTTTTGCTGCTTCTTCTATGAAACCTACTTGAGCAGAAAGAAGGGTTTGAAGGCTGAGTAA